A window of the Bufo gargarizans isolate SCDJY-AF-19 chromosome 1, ASM1485885v1, whole genome shotgun sequence genome harbors these coding sequences:
- the LOC122924962 gene encoding zinc finger protein OZF-like isoform X1, protein MMEEHQPLISQEIPSNNSEENFMLSLEDEDIMENFTEQNPITPNVYPGRHSTNLSYNAPNYEEPSSDQSQIVTTSTAQKGGERIHCDKESTKSSGLSTHRGIHTGEKPYSCSECGKCFKLKSHLVIHERRHTEEKPYLCSKCWKCFTQKSHLVKHERIHTREKPYSCSECGKCFTYNSQLVKHERNHTGEKPYSCSECGKCFTEKSNLVTHERIHTGEKPYSCSECGKCFAYNSQLVKHERNHTGEKPFSCSECGKCFTEKSYLVKHERIHAEEKPYSCSECGKCFTYNSQLVKHERNHTGEKPYSCSECGKCFTEKSNLVTHKRIHTGEKPYSCSECGKCFTYNSQLVKHEINHTGEKPFSCSECGKCFTEKSHLVKHERSHTGEKPYSCPKCGKCFAQKSALVRHEKSHTGEKPFPCSECGKCFTRKSHLVRHEKSHTGEKSYSCSECGKSFTQKSDLLKHEKIHTGAKPFSCLECGKCFTQKSHLVTHERIHTGEKAYSCSVCGKCFRQKSDLLKHEKKHTGAKSFSCSECGKCFTQKSNLVIHEFTYQISHKGEKLFSCSKCKKRLSDK, encoded by the coding sequence AAATCCCCAGTAACAATTCTGAGGAAAACTTCATGTTATCTCTAGAAGATGAAGATATCATGGAGAACTTTACAGAACAAAACCCCATTACCCCTAATGTTTATCCAGGACGTCACAGTACAAATCTTTCATATAATGCCCCTAATTATGAAGAACCATCTTCTGATCAATCACAGATTGTAACCACAAGTACAGCTCAGAAAGGAGGTGAAAGGATTCATTGTGATAAAGAGTCCACAAAAAGCTCAGGTCTTTCTACACACAgaggaattcacacaggagagaagccatactcctgctcagaatgtgggaaatgttttaaactgaaatcacatcttgttatacatgaaagacgccacacagaagagaagccatatttatgttCAAAATGTTGGAAATGCTTTACACAGAAATCgcatcttgttaaacatgagagaattcacacaagggagaagccatattcatgttcagaatgtgggaaatgttttacatatAATTCACAACTAGTCAAACATGAAAGAAaccacacaggagaaaagccttattcatgttcagaatgtgggaaatgctttacagagaaatcaaatcttgttacacatgagagaattcacacaggagagaagccatattcatgttcagaatgtgggaaatgttttgcatatAATTCACAACTAGTCAAACATGAAAGAAaccacacaggagaaaagcctttttcatgttcagaatgtgggaaatgctttacagagaaatcatatcttgttaaacatgagagaattcacgcagaagagaagccatattcatgttcagaatgtgggaaatgttttacatatAATTCACAACTAGTCAAACATGAAAGAAaccacacaggagaaaagccttattcatgttcagaatgtgggaaatgctttacagagaaatcaaatcttgttacacataagagaattcacacaggagagaagccatattcatgttcagaatgtgggaaatgttttacatatAATTCACAACTAGTCAAACATGAAATAAaccacacaggagaaaagcctttttcatgttcagaatgtgggaaatgctttacagagaaatcacatcttgttaaacatgagagaagtcacacgggagagaagccatattcatgcccaaaatgtgggaaatgttttgcacaaaaatcagctcttgttagacatgagaaaagtcacacaggagagaagccgtttccatgttcagaatgtggaaaatgttttacacggaaatcacatcttgttagacatgagaaaagtcacacaggagagaagtcatattcatgttcagaatgtgggaaatcttttacaCAAAAATCAGATCTACTTAAACATGAGAAAATACACACCGGGGCAAAGCcgttttcatgtttagaatgtgggaaatgttttacacagaaatcacatcttgttacacatgaaagaattcacacgggagagaaagcatattcatgttcagtatgtgggaaatgttttagacaAAAATCAGATCTACttaaacatgagaaaaaacaCACTGGGGCAAAgtcgttttcatgttcagaatgtgggaaatgttttacacaaaaatcaaatcttgttatacatgaatTCACATATCAGATAAGTCACAAAGGAGAGAAGCTGTTTTCATGCTCAAAATGCAAGAAGCGCCTTTCAGATAAATAA